One stretch of Enoplosus armatus isolate fEnoArm2 chromosome 1, fEnoArm2.hap1, whole genome shotgun sequence DNA includes these proteins:
- the vegfd gene encoding vascular endothelial growth factor D, with protein sequence MKMKRTLCQISCLVTLVVELSWINVGHSMHREGGSRVMKQWERKVRSASSLDELLRLADFPDWKLWKCRLRLQQPETLSSPPSGGSHRSTRYAAESYSLEILKAIDEEWQRTQCMPRETCVDVAKELGTDPSMFFKPPCVSVHRCSGCCNQEGVTCRNTTTVYVNKTVLSVIPFKFVPEPVLIKVANHTECRCMEPAIIRRNAQPHGSSGCSPMDQLSEAEDSRRLCASGLIWDCSTDRCIPYPSSTPDFPLSSWMPDCEIDAERCDCLPRPVPTLQPRPTYRCQLNSSVCAHKHQRFDQASCRCRWPK encoded by the exons atgaagatgaaacgGACTCTGTGCCAAATCTCCTGCTTGGTGACTCTGGTGGTGGAGCTGAGCTGGATAAACGTGGGCCACAGcatgcacagagagggaggaagtcgG GTAATGAAGCAGTGGGAAAGGAAGGTGCGGTCAGCCTCCAGCCTGGATGAGCTGCTGAGGCTCGCAGACTTTCCTGACTGGAAGTTGTGGAAGTGTCGTCTGAGACTGCAGCAGCCAGAGACCCTCTCTTCTCCACCTTCAGGAGGCTCACACCGCTCTACACGCTACGCTGCTGAATCTTACAGCCTGGAGATACTCAAAG CCATAGATGAAGAGTGGCAGCGGACTCAGTGCATGCCGAGGGAAACGTGTGTGGACGTGGCCAAGGAGCTCGGCACCGACCCCTCAATGTTCTTCAAGCCACCTTGTGTGTCCGTCCACAG GTGCAGTGGCTGCTGCAATCAAGAGGGCGtcacctgcagaaacacaactaCTGTGTATGTGAATAAAACT GTCCTTAGTGTTATTCCATTCAAGTTTGTACCAGAGCCTGTGCTAATAAAAGTAGCCAATCATACAGAGTGCAGGTGCATGGAGCCCGCCATAATACGACGTAATGCTCAACCTCATGGGAGCAGTGG CTGCTCTCCAATGGACCAGCTGTCTGAGGCAGAGGACTCCAGGAGACTTTGTGCCAGTGGATTGATTTGGGACTGTTCAACTGACAGATGCATACCATACCCTTCCAGtacaccag ACTTTCCACTCAGTTCATGGATGCCCGACTGTGAGATAGACGCAGAGCGCTGTGACTGTCTTCCCAGACCTGTGCCGACTCTCCAGCCAAGACCGACCTATCGCTGTCAACTCAACTCTTCCGTCTGCGCCCACAAGCATCAACGTTTCGATCAAGCCTCCTGCAG ATGCAGATGGCCCAAGTAG
- the LOC139287554 gene encoding gastrin-releasing peptide receptor-like, translating to MWFTGVAIASVYGAISVLGLIGNITLIKTFCSAKSIRNVPNLFMSSLALGDVLLLVTCAPVDASRYLSEEWLFGRVGCKVIPFIQLTSVGVSVFTLTALSADRYRAIVKPLDIQTSSTTTSIVLRAALIWLFSLVLAIPEAVFSDLHTFNVTSTNESFVTCAPYPHAGELHPKIHSMASFLIFYVIPLLVISVYYTFIARSLMRSASNLPVEGNVHARQQVESRKRLAKTVLVFVGLFAVCWLPSHIIYLYRSYHYSQVDTSLAHFVCSVVARILAFTNSCLNPFALYLLSKAFQKQFNQQLCCCCRMVLKRSTQSPTHYNTRVTSIRSTHHSMASLSMMNGRRVCQEDCV from the exons ATGTGGTTCACCGGCGTGGCCATCGCTTCAGTTTACGGTGCAATCAGCGTGTTGGGGCTCATCGGCAACATCACCCTCATCAAGACGTTTTGCTCTGCCAAATCCATCCGCAATGTGCCGAACCTCTTCATGTCGAGTCTCGCGCTGGGGGACGTTTTGCTGCTGGTGACCTGCGCTCCGGTGGACGCCAGCCGCTACCTGTCAGAGGAGTGGCTGTTCGGGAGAGTGGGCTGTAAAGTCATCCCGTTCATTCAGCTCACTTCGGTTGGGGTGTCTGTGTTCACTCTCACAGCGCTCTCCGCTGACAG GTACAGGGCCATTGTGAAGCCCCTGGACATCCAAACATCAAGCACCACTACCAGCATTGTCCTGCGGGCAGCGCTCATCTGGCTCTTCTCCCTGGTCCTGGCTATTCCAGAAGCCGTCTTCTCTGACCTCCACACCTTCAATGTCACCTCCACTAATGAGAGCTTCGTCACCTGCGCCCCTTACCCCCATGCTGGGGAACTGCACCCTAAGATCCACTCCATGGCCTCCTTCCTCATTTTCTATGTCATTCCCCTGCTGGTCATATCTGTGTACTACACCTTCATTGCCCGGAGCCTGATGAGGAGCGCCTCAAACCTGCCTGTGGAGGGCAACGTGCATGCAAGACAACAG GTTGAATCAAGGAAGCGTTTGGCCAAGACAGTGCTGGTGTTTGTTGGTCTCTTCGCAGTATGCTGGCTTCCCAGTCACATTATCTACTTATATCGCTCCTATCACTACTCCCAG gtggACACTTCCCTGGCTCACTTTGTGTGCAGCGTCGTAGCTCGCATCCTGGCCTTCACCAACTCCTGCCTCAACCCTTTTGCCCTTTACCTGCTGAGCAAGGCCTTCCAGAAGCAGTTCAACCAGcagctgtgttgctgctgtcgTATGGTCCTCAAGCGCTCCACCCAGAGCCCGACACATTATAACACACGTGTGACCTCCATCCGCAGCACACATCACTCCATGGCAAGTCTGAGCATGATGAATGGCAGACGGGTCTGTCAGGAGGATTGTGTGTGA